A single window of Colletotrichum destructivum chromosome 9, complete sequence DNA harbors:
- a CDS encoding uncharacterized protein (Putative zn(2)Cys(6) fungal-type DNA-binding domain, transcription factor domain, fungi), producing the protein MAKLRRRARQACQACNARRVKCNVTEQQPCRNCATADTPCELRESRRGKHPRPPRRHDSTTSSALRDHDSSPAFVDASVLDGSANDHTDDRFAASQALVGLARNRDHEASYEAETIVARPPSPSLAADCRQEDDSSVFLGESSSIRYVTNGYPPAQEAGISPPENLKFLHSVPQAVRAKNLIPEWEIERRRTRIGLLKAEGVFSFPPRPAAETLLRAYFQWFHPCFPVVDEPDTWQKYREERLSPLLLQAILFIAVIHCEEDALPALGFGGRHMAKWVFYNRAKDIYDVEFEPKKLTVIQSLFLMSFWRAGLLLEKDARHWLGAAISLAQTKALHRSSRAAAPDQNTERLQRRLWWSIYTRERQCAAALGLPNRIRDEDCDVEPLERHDFEHAFNLALPTSKTQGYISYFIGIAQLSRALGRIVHGGYLPSKSLSASDRSHIKDDLAQWRQSLPPAMQVGGDDLGGNNPNFHVNMLHLAYNNLLILLYRSGCIGTVEESREIDGQIALRAASRNSRIIEDMLLEGNLRHGQIHVITNLFNTLCIHTVNLRTSKGAERAIIEHRAKLCLLGLQELQKTWEVRMWVLQLFFQYLDRSTAARLRMQDDNSLMPGTEKDNGSYHASARAETNGQGPLARSSEIDESGGLDTLLESETPWSWSTEEANQFLFTQIENDFAFGEGGILDWNPDTSNSVFPVAGDDTPATLEF; encoded by the coding sequence ATGGCAAAACTgcgccgacgagcccggcAAGCCTGCCAGGCTTGCAATGCGCGGCGTGTGAAGTGCAATGTAACCGAGCAGCAGCCATGCCGCAACTGCGCGACAGCCGACACGCCCTGCGAGCTGCGTGAATCTCGACGCGGGAagcatcctcgtccaccacgTAGACACGACTCGACGACCAGCTCCGCGCTTCGGGACCACGACTCTTCGCCTGCCTTCGTCGATGCCAGCGTGCTCGATGGGTCAGCAAACGATCACACTGATGATCGTTTTGCGGCTTCTCAGGCGCTGGTCGGCTTGGCGAGAAACCGGGATCACGAGGCCTCGTACGAAGCCGAGACCATCGTTGCAAGACCTCCGTCACCGTCTCTGGCAGCGGATTGTCGACAGGAGGACGATAGCTCGGTGTTCTTGGGCGAGTCCTCGTCTATTCGATATGTCACGAATGGCTACCCCCCGGCGCAGGAAGCAGGTATTTCGCCCCCAGAAAACCTGAAGTTCCTCCATTCCGTTCCTCAGGCTGTGAGGGCCAAGAACCTCATACCCGAATGGGAGATCGAGcgacgacggacgaggaTCGGCCTGCTCAAGGCCGAAGGCGTCTTCTCCTTTCCACCCAGGCCGGCTGCCGAGACTCTGCTCAGGGCCTACTTCCAGTGGTTCCACCCATGTTTCCCTGTGGTGGATGAGCCTGATACCTGGCAAAAGTACAGGGAAGAGAGGCTATCacctctgctgctgcaggcaATCCTCTTCATAGCCGTCATACACTGTGAAGAGGACGCCTTGCCGGCGCTGGGCTTCGGCGGTCGCCACATGGCCAAATGGGTCTTTTACAACCGGGCAAAGGATATATACGACGTCGAGTTCGAGCCCAAGAAGCTCACGGTCATCCAGTCCCTGTTTCTCATGAGCTTCTGGAGAGCGGGTCTGCTGCTGGAAAAGGACGCTCGACACTGGCTGGGCGCCGCCATCAGCTTGGCCCAGACGAAAGCTCTACACCGTTCGTCCCGTGCGGCGGCCCCGGACCAAAACACGGAGAGGCTCCAGAGGCGACTTTGGTGGTCGATCTACACGCGAGAAAGACAGTGCGCGGCAGCTTTGGGCTTGCCCAACAGGATCCGGGACGAAGATTGTGATGTCGAACCGTTGGAGAGACACGATTTCGAACACGCTTTCAACTTAGCTCTGCCGACCAGCAAGACTCAGGGGTACATCTCGTACTTCATCGGAATAGCGCAACTGTCCAGAGCACTAGGTCGGATCGTCCACGGCGGCTATCTACCGAGCAAATCGCTCTCCGCAAGTGATCGCTCACACATCAAGGATGATCTGGCCCAGTGGCGCCAGAGCCTGCCGCCAGCAATGCAAGTTGGTGGCGACGACTTGGGCGGCAACAACCCCAACTTTCACGTCAACATGCTACACCTGGCCTACAACAATCTGCTCATCCTTCTGTACAGGTCCGGTTGCATAGGTACCGTCGAGGAGAGCAGGGAGATAGACGGACAGATCGCGCTGCGGGCTGCCTCTAGGAACTCGAGGATCATCGAAGACATGCTCTTGGAAGGGAACCTGCGCCATGGACAGATCCACGTCATCACGAACCTTTTCAACACGCTGTGCATCCACACGGTCAACCTTCGGACATCAAAGGGGGCCGAGCGGGCCATAATCGAACACAGGGCCAAGCTGTGTCTGCTAGGCTTGCAAGAGCTCCAGAAGACTTGGGAAGTCAGGATGTGGGTGCTCCAACTTTTCTTCCAATATCTCGACCGatccacggcggcgcggctgCGGATGCAGGACGACAACAGCCTCATGCCAGGGACGGAAAAAGACAATGGATCGTACCACGCGTCAGCGAGGGCAGAAACAAACGGCCAAGGTCCGCTGGCGAGATCTAGCGAGATCGACGAGTCAGGCGGACTTGACACACTTCTGGAATCGGAGACGCCGTGGTCGTGGTCTACCGAAGAAGCAAACCAGTTCTTGTTCACGCAGATTGAGAACGACTTTGCTTTTGGCGAAGGTGGCATTCTTGACTGGAACCCGGACACATCAAACAGCGTGTTCCCAGTGGCGGGTGACGACACCCCCGCTACTCTGGAGTTTTGA